The following are encoded together in the Salvelinus alpinus chromosome 37, SLU_Salpinus.1, whole genome shotgun sequence genome:
- the LOC139565870 gene encoding myosin-binding protein C, slow-type-like isoform X4, translated as MSNGEKEQPVETEGKDPQPIEVLKPVQPEPVENGSKEPEPEAVVVGAKEQVESVNSEVKEEAPSLCTPPPPASVKEEAEPVVTEVTPPPPSPPPPPQPVVTVQVTPPPPPADKDDDATTNTPSPPPPPEDANTVKKLSIELPNDSVHVSAMGRKDSVWSLGEGQAPEDLDKPVDTPPLSSLLIERPQGGSITVGGDISFVAKVEAQDLLRKPTIKWFKGKWMDLASKTGKHLQLKETFDRRTKIHTFEMHIIKAKDNYAGNYRCEVTYKDKFDSCSFDLEVKELEQSQSVDIRSAFKRSSEGHEDAGDLDFSGLLKHREPKQDETPEVDVWEILKLARPDQYEKIAFEYGITDLRGLLKRLKKTKKEEKKSEAFAKKLDPAYQVDKGGKIRLVVDLADPTVELKWYKNGQEIRPTPKFIFEQKGTQRIMVINNCGLNDDAAYSVAAGEEKCTTELFVKELPVKITKEIEAVKTTVNERIELECEVSEEGAQVKWCKNGVEVPTGPRSRYRVKSEGLKHWLIIDDASKEDSGTFSLMASGGTSEAKVQVELKPLKIIQDLQDMTVLLGQPLKMHCEIFPGNVAGRWYRNGQLIQSNDRINILQRAKNHRLEIVNSAIHDAGDYTFVPEGYSQSLCAKVHIVDPPRVHLESLNFPDNTVTIVSGNKLRVEIPISGEPAPRVVWMKGERVILDSGHRVRAETFSDHTSLTIDIAEKEDTGNYKIVLQNEAGEAEASIKVKVVDIPDPPEVPLVTEVGGDWCSMTWEPPIYDGGSPILGYFIERKKKQSSRWMRLNFDLNKETTFEPKKMIEGVPYEVRVFAVNAIGVSKPSEPSKAFVPLAVTSEPTMLVVDDVTDTTVTMKWRPPDTIGAAGLDGYLVEYCIEGTDDWRVTNKELTDKTKYTITGLPPEAKILVRVRAINAAGASTPRTLQHSILVKEVIEPPKIRIPRHLKQTYTRKVGEAVNLVIPFMGKPRPKVSWLKEGQTVDPTQVTIRNTDCDSIIFIRKAERKHSGKYDMKVEVENHVDTAIVDIQIVDLPGPPQCVKIDEVWGGNVALDWTPPKDNGNAAITGYTIQKADKKTMEWYTCIEHYHRTCITITELVVGNEYFFRIYSENMVGLSEGATQTKDSALIVKEGMQLKNPEYIDHDFKEPPKFTQPLINTFAIAGYNATLNCSVRANPRPKVIWMKNKIAIIDDPRYRMFSNQGVCTLEIRKPSPYDGGMYSCKAINDLGDALVECKLEVKVPTQE; from the exons AACAACCGGTAGAGACTGAGGGGAAGGATCCACAGCCCATAGAGGTGCTTAAGCCTGTACAGCCAGAACCAGTAGAGAATGGGTCTAAAGAACCAGAACCAGAGGCGGTTGTGGTCGGGGCTAAAGAGCAAGTCGAGTCTGTGAACTCTGAAGTAAAGGAGGAGGCCCCGTCCCTTTGCACACCGCCACCACCTG CAAGCGTGAAGGAGGAAGCAGAGCCAGTTGTTACGGAGgttaccccaccaccaccatcaccacccccaCCTCCACAACCAGTTGTTACGGTGCAGGTTACCCCACCCCCACCTCCGGCAG ATAAAGATGATGACGCTACAACCAACACCCCATCACCACCGCCCCCACCAG AGGATGCCAATACAGTCAAGAAACTCTCTATTGAGCTGCCTA ATGATAGCGTCCATGTGTCAGCCATGGGGAGAAAAGACTCAG TGTGGTCTCTGGGAGAGGGACAGGCTCCAGAGGACCTTGACAAGCCCGTAGACACCCCACCACTGTCCAGCCTGCTCATAGAAAGACCCCAGGGCGGATCCATCACTGTGG GTGGAGACATCTCCTTTGTTGCCAAGGTGGAGGCCCAAGACCTGCTCCGTAAACCCACCATCAAGTGGTTCAAAGGGAAATGGATGGACCTGGCCAGCAAGACCGGAAAGCACTTACAACTGAAAGAAACCTTTGACCGACGCACCAAG ATTCACACATTTGAGATGCATATCATCAAGGCCAAAGACAACTATGCTGGAAACTACAGGTGTGAGGTCACCTACAAGGACAAATTTGACAGCTGTTCCTTTGACCTGGAAGTGAAAG AACTGGAACAGTCACAGAGTGTTGATATTCGATCAGCCTTCAAAAGAAG CAGTGAAGGACACGAGGATGCAGGGGATCTTGACTTTAGTGGTCTTCTTAAACATAG GGAGCCCAAGCAGGATGAGACGCCCGAAGTGGACGTGTGGGAGATCCTGAAGTTGGCCAGGCCAGACCAGTATGAGAAGATCGCCTTTGAGTACGGCATAACAGACCTGCGGGGTCtgctcaagaggctgaagaagaccaagaaagaggagaagaagagtgaAG CTTTTGCCAAGAAGTTGGATCCAGCGTACCAGGTGGACAAAGGAGGGAAGATCCGCTTAGTGGTGGATCTTGCAGACCCCACAGTAGAGCTGAAATGGTACAAGAACGGCCAGGAGATCCGTCCAACTCCAAA GTTTATCTTTGAGCAAAAAGGCACACAGCGGATCATGGTCATCAACAACTGCGGCCTGAATGATGACGCTGCCTATTCCGTAGCCGCGGGAGAAGAGAAGTGTACCACCGAGCTGTTTGTCAAAG AGTTACCAGTGAAGATTACTAAAGAGATTGAGGCTGTGAAAACAACAGTGAACGAGAGAATTGAGTTGGAGTGTGAAGTGTCTGAAGAAGGAGCTCAAGTAAAATG GTGTAAGAACGGTGTGGAGGTCCCGACCGGGCCCCGGTCACGCTACCGTGTCAAGTCTGAGGGGCTGAAACACTGGCTAATCATTGACGATGCCTCAAAGGAGGACAGCGGAACCTTCTCCCTCATGGCCTCTGGGGGAACCTCTGAAGCCAAAGTCCAGGTTGAAT TGAAGCCACTGAAGATTATTCAGGATTTGCAGGACATGACAGTGCTTTTGGGCCAGCCACTGAAGATGCACTGTGAGATCTTCCCTGGGAATGTTGCAGGTCGCTGGTACAGGAACGGACAGTTGATCCAGTCCAACGACCGCATCAACATCCTGCAAAGAGCCAA GAACCACCGATTAGAAATTGTGAACAGCGCCATTCACGATGCCGGGGATTATACCTTTGTGCCAGAGGGATACTCTCAGAGCCTCTGTGCCAAAGTTCATATCGTTG ATCCTCCCAGGGTGCACCTGGAGAGCTTGAACTTCCCTGACAACACGGTGACCATTGTGTCAGGAAATAAACTCCGCGTGGAGATCCCCATCAGTGGAGAACCAGCACCCAGAGTGGTgtggatgaagggagagagg GTAATCCTTGACTCGGGCCACCGTGTGCGAGCTGAAACCTTCTCGGACCACACCAGCCTCACCATCGACATCGCAGAGAAGGAAGACACAGGAAACTACAAGATAGTCCTGCAGAATGAGGCTGGGGAAGCAGAGGCTAGCATCAAAGTCAAGGTGGTGGATATCCCAGACCCTCCTGAAGTTCCCCTAGTCACGGAGGTGGGAGGAGACTGGTGCTCTATGACATGGGAACCCCCGATCTATGACGGAGGCTCACCCATCttag GCTACTTCATCGAAAGGAAGAAGAAGCAGAGTTCCAGATGGATGAGGCTGAACTTTGACCTGAACAAAGAGACCACATTTGAGCCTAAAAAGATGATTGAGGGTGTCCCGTACGAGGTGCGCGTCTTTGCTGTGAATGCCATCGGCGTGTCCAAACCCAGCGAGCCATCCAAAGCCTTTGTGCCTCTGG CTGTGACCAGCGAGCCCACCATGCTGGTGGTGGATGATGTCACAGACACCACGGTGACCATGAAGTGGCGTCCCCCAGACACCATCGGAGCTGCAGGCTTAGACGGCTACCTGGTGGAGTATTGCATCGAAGGAA CTGATGACTGGAGAGTAACCAATAAGGAGCTGACAGACAAGACTAAGTACACCATCACTGGCCTCCCTCCAGAGGCTAAGATCCTGGTAAGGGTAAGGGCCATCAATGCTGCCGGCGCCAGCACTCCCAGAACACTTCAGCACTCTATCCTGGTCAAAGAGGTCATCG AACCACCTAAGATCCGCATCCCCCGTCACTTGAAGCAGACATACACTCGTAAAGTCGGAGAAGCCGTCAATCTCGTTATTCCATTCATG GGCAAACCCAGGCCAAAGGTGAGCTGGCTGAAGGAGGGCCAGACGGTGGACCCCACGCAGGTCACTATCCGCAACACAGACTGTGACAGCATCATCTTCATCCGCAAAGCAGAGAGGAAGCACTCTGGAAAGTACGATATGAAGGTGGAGGTGGAGAACCACGTGGACACAGCCATCGTAGACATCCAGATAGTAG ACCTCCCAGGGCCTCCACAGTGTGTGAAGATAGATGAGGTCTGGGGGGGAAACGTGGCTCTGGACTGGACCCCTCCAAAGGACAATGGCAATGCCGCCATTACAGGCTACACCATCCAGAAAGCAGACAAGAAGACCATG GAGTGGTACACGTGTATTGAGCACTACCACCGCACCTGCATCACCATCACAGAGCTGGTGGTGGGGAACGAGTACTTCTTCAGAATTTACTCTGAGAACATGGTGGGTCTGAGCGAGGGTGCCACCCAGACCAAGGACAGCGCCCTCATCGTTAAAGAAG GCATGCAACTGAAGAACCCCGAGTACATCGACCACGACTTCAAAGAGCCTCCCAAGTTCACCCAGCCCCTCATCAACACCTTCGCCATCGCTGGCTACAATGCCACCCTCAACTGCAGCGTCCGAGCCAACCCACGG CCCAAAGTGATTTGGATGAAGAATAAGATAGCCATCATTGACGACCCGCGCTACCGCATGTTTAGCAACCAAGGGGTCTGCACCCTGGAGATCCGGAAACCCAGCCCCTACGACGGGGGCATGTACTCCTGCAAGGCCATTAATGACCTGGGTGATGCACTAGTGGAGTGTAAGCTGGAGGTTAAAG tCCCCACTCAGGAATAG
- the LOC139565870 gene encoding myosin-binding protein C, slow-type-like isoform X2, protein MSNGEKESVAPDSSEAPMPTPEISLEVSPPPPEQPVETEGKDPQPIEVLKPVQPEPVENGSKEPEPEAVVVGAKEQVESVNSEVKEEAPSLCTPPPPASVKEEAEPVVTEVTPPPPSPPPPPQPVVTVQVTPPPPPADKDDDATTNTPSPPPPPEDANTVKKLSIELPNDSVHVSAMGRKDSVWSLGEGQAPEDLDKPVDTPPLSSLLIERPQGGSITVGGDISFVAKVEAQDLLRKPTIKWFKGKWMDLASKTGKHLQLKETFDRRTKIHTFEMHIIKAKDNYAGNYRCEVTYKDKFDSCSFDLEVKELEQSQSVDIRSAFKRSSEGHEDAGDLDFSGLLKHREPKQDETPEVDVWEILKLARPDQYEKIAFEYGITDLRGLLKRLKKTKKEEKKSEAFAKKLDPAYQVDKGGKIRLVVDLADPTVELKWYKNGQEIRPTPKFIFEQKGTQRIMVINNCGLNDDAAYSVAAGEEKCTTELFVKELPVKITKEIEAVKTTVNERIELECEVSEEGAQVKWCKNGVEVPTGPRSRYRVKSEGLKHWLIIDDASKEDSGTFSLMASGGTSEAKVQVELKPLKIIQDLQDMTVLLGQPLKMHCEIFPGNVAGRWYRNGQLIQSNDRINILQRAKNHRLEIVNSAIHDAGDYTFVPEGYSQSLCAKVHIVDPPRVHLESLNFPDNTVTIVSGNKLRVEIPISGEPAPRVVWMKGERVILDSGHRVRAETFSDHTSLTIDIAEKEDTGNYKIVLQNEAGEAEASIKVKVVDIPDPPEVPLVTEVGGDWCSMTWEPPIYDGGSPILGYFIERKKKQSSRWMRLNFDLNKETTFEPKKMIEGVPYEVRVFAVNAIGVSKPSEPSKAFVPLAVTSEPTMLVVDDVTDTTVTMKWRPPDTIGAAGLDGYLVEYCIEGTDDWRVTNKELTDKTKYTITGLPPEAKILVRVRAINAAGASTPRTLQHSILVKEVIEPPKIRIPRHLKQTYTRKVGEAVNLVIPFMGKPRPKVSWLKEGQTVDPTQVTIRNTDCDSIIFIRKAERKHSGKYDMKVEVENHVDTAIVDIQIVDLPGPPQCVKIDEVWGGNVALDWTPPKDNGNAAITGYTIQKADKKTMEWYTCIEHYHRTCITITELVVGNEYFFRIYSENMVGLSEGATQTKDSALIVKEGMQLKNPEYIDHDFKEPPKFTQPLINTFAIAGYNATLNCSVRANPRPKVIWMKNKIAIIDDPRYRMFSNQGVCTLEIRKPSPYDGGMYSCKAINDLGDALVECKLEVKVPTQE, encoded by the exons AACAACCGGTAGAGACTGAGGGGAAGGATCCACAGCCCATAGAGGTGCTTAAGCCTGTACAGCCAGAACCAGTAGAGAATGGGTCTAAAGAACCAGAACCAGAGGCGGTTGTGGTCGGGGCTAAAGAGCAAGTCGAGTCTGTGAACTCTGAAGTAAAGGAGGAGGCCCCGTCCCTTTGCACACCGCCACCACCTG CAAGCGTGAAGGAGGAAGCAGAGCCAGTTGTTACGGAGgttaccccaccaccaccatcaccacccccaCCTCCACAACCAGTTGTTACGGTGCAGGTTACCCCACCCCCACCTCCGGCAG ATAAAGATGATGACGCTACAACCAACACCCCATCACCACCGCCCCCACCAG AGGATGCCAATACAGTCAAGAAACTCTCTATTGAGCTGCCTA ATGATAGCGTCCATGTGTCAGCCATGGGGAGAAAAGACTCAG TGTGGTCTCTGGGAGAGGGACAGGCTCCAGAGGACCTTGACAAGCCCGTAGACACCCCACCACTGTCCAGCCTGCTCATAGAAAGACCCCAGGGCGGATCCATCACTGTGG GTGGAGACATCTCCTTTGTTGCCAAGGTGGAGGCCCAAGACCTGCTCCGTAAACCCACCATCAAGTGGTTCAAAGGGAAATGGATGGACCTGGCCAGCAAGACCGGAAAGCACTTACAACTGAAAGAAACCTTTGACCGACGCACCAAG ATTCACACATTTGAGATGCATATCATCAAGGCCAAAGACAACTATGCTGGAAACTACAGGTGTGAGGTCACCTACAAGGACAAATTTGACAGCTGTTCCTTTGACCTGGAAGTGAAAG AACTGGAACAGTCACAGAGTGTTGATATTCGATCAGCCTTCAAAAGAAG CAGTGAAGGACACGAGGATGCAGGGGATCTTGACTTTAGTGGTCTTCTTAAACATAG GGAGCCCAAGCAGGATGAGACGCCCGAAGTGGACGTGTGGGAGATCCTGAAGTTGGCCAGGCCAGACCAGTATGAGAAGATCGCCTTTGAGTACGGCATAACAGACCTGCGGGGTCtgctcaagaggctgaagaagaccaagaaagaggagaagaagagtgaAG CTTTTGCCAAGAAGTTGGATCCAGCGTACCAGGTGGACAAAGGAGGGAAGATCCGCTTAGTGGTGGATCTTGCAGACCCCACAGTAGAGCTGAAATGGTACAAGAACGGCCAGGAGATCCGTCCAACTCCAAA GTTTATCTTTGAGCAAAAAGGCACACAGCGGATCATGGTCATCAACAACTGCGGCCTGAATGATGACGCTGCCTATTCCGTAGCCGCGGGAGAAGAGAAGTGTACCACCGAGCTGTTTGTCAAAG AGTTACCAGTGAAGATTACTAAAGAGATTGAGGCTGTGAAAACAACAGTGAACGAGAGAATTGAGTTGGAGTGTGAAGTGTCTGAAGAAGGAGCTCAAGTAAAATG GTGTAAGAACGGTGTGGAGGTCCCGACCGGGCCCCGGTCACGCTACCGTGTCAAGTCTGAGGGGCTGAAACACTGGCTAATCATTGACGATGCCTCAAAGGAGGACAGCGGAACCTTCTCCCTCATGGCCTCTGGGGGAACCTCTGAAGCCAAAGTCCAGGTTGAAT TGAAGCCACTGAAGATTATTCAGGATTTGCAGGACATGACAGTGCTTTTGGGCCAGCCACTGAAGATGCACTGTGAGATCTTCCCTGGGAATGTTGCAGGTCGCTGGTACAGGAACGGACAGTTGATCCAGTCCAACGACCGCATCAACATCCTGCAAAGAGCCAA GAACCACCGATTAGAAATTGTGAACAGCGCCATTCACGATGCCGGGGATTATACCTTTGTGCCAGAGGGATACTCTCAGAGCCTCTGTGCCAAAGTTCATATCGTTG ATCCTCCCAGGGTGCACCTGGAGAGCTTGAACTTCCCTGACAACACGGTGACCATTGTGTCAGGAAATAAACTCCGCGTGGAGATCCCCATCAGTGGAGAACCAGCACCCAGAGTGGTgtggatgaagggagagagg GTAATCCTTGACTCGGGCCACCGTGTGCGAGCTGAAACCTTCTCGGACCACACCAGCCTCACCATCGACATCGCAGAGAAGGAAGACACAGGAAACTACAAGATAGTCCTGCAGAATGAGGCTGGGGAAGCAGAGGCTAGCATCAAAGTCAAGGTGGTGGATATCCCAGACCCTCCTGAAGTTCCCCTAGTCACGGAGGTGGGAGGAGACTGGTGCTCTATGACATGGGAACCCCCGATCTATGACGGAGGCTCACCCATCttag GCTACTTCATCGAAAGGAAGAAGAAGCAGAGTTCCAGATGGATGAGGCTGAACTTTGACCTGAACAAAGAGACCACATTTGAGCCTAAAAAGATGATTGAGGGTGTCCCGTACGAGGTGCGCGTCTTTGCTGTGAATGCCATCGGCGTGTCCAAACCCAGCGAGCCATCCAAAGCCTTTGTGCCTCTGG CTGTGACCAGCGAGCCCACCATGCTGGTGGTGGATGATGTCACAGACACCACGGTGACCATGAAGTGGCGTCCCCCAGACACCATCGGAGCTGCAGGCTTAGACGGCTACCTGGTGGAGTATTGCATCGAAGGAA CTGATGACTGGAGAGTAACCAATAAGGAGCTGACAGACAAGACTAAGTACACCATCACTGGCCTCCCTCCAGAGGCTAAGATCCTGGTAAGGGTAAGGGCCATCAATGCTGCCGGCGCCAGCACTCCCAGAACACTTCAGCACTCTATCCTGGTCAAAGAGGTCATCG AACCACCTAAGATCCGCATCCCCCGTCACTTGAAGCAGACATACACTCGTAAAGTCGGAGAAGCCGTCAATCTCGTTATTCCATTCATG GGCAAACCCAGGCCAAAGGTGAGCTGGCTGAAGGAGGGCCAGACGGTGGACCCCACGCAGGTCACTATCCGCAACACAGACTGTGACAGCATCATCTTCATCCGCAAAGCAGAGAGGAAGCACTCTGGAAAGTACGATATGAAGGTGGAGGTGGAGAACCACGTGGACACAGCCATCGTAGACATCCAGATAGTAG ACCTCCCAGGGCCTCCACAGTGTGTGAAGATAGATGAGGTCTGGGGGGGAAACGTGGCTCTGGACTGGACCCCTCCAAAGGACAATGGCAATGCCGCCATTACAGGCTACACCATCCAGAAAGCAGACAAGAAGACCATG GAGTGGTACACGTGTATTGAGCACTACCACCGCACCTGCATCACCATCACAGAGCTGGTGGTGGGGAACGAGTACTTCTTCAGAATTTACTCTGAGAACATGGTGGGTCTGAGCGAGGGTGCCACCCAGACCAAGGACAGCGCCCTCATCGTTAAAGAAG GCATGCAACTGAAGAACCCCGAGTACATCGACCACGACTTCAAAGAGCCTCCCAAGTTCACCCAGCCCCTCATCAACACCTTCGCCATCGCTGGCTACAATGCCACCCTCAACTGCAGCGTCCGAGCCAACCCACGG CCCAAAGTGATTTGGATGAAGAATAAGATAGCCATCATTGACGACCCGCGCTACCGCATGTTTAGCAACCAAGGGGTCTGCACCCTGGAGATCCGGAAACCCAGCCCCTACGACGGGGGCATGTACTCCTGCAAGGCCATTAATGACCTGGGTGATGCACTAGTGGAGTGTAAGCTGGAGGTTAAAG tCCCCACTCAGGAATAG